The Acipenser ruthenus chromosome 25, fAciRut3.2 maternal haplotype, whole genome shotgun sequence genome has a window encoding:
- the LOC131701606 gene encoding LOW QUALITY PROTEIN: serum amyloid P-component-like (The sequence of the model RefSeq protein was modified relative to this genomic sequence to represent the inferred CDS: inserted 1 base in 1 codon), translating to MNPNCSSHFNSLTEKQQQRFSYLLKSRSEGGAMKKLVFLIALLRGCLGSPEDLQGKVFSFPEDSDTAYVKLTTDKEEPLQAVTVCLRYVSDLTRALTLFSLATPSEDNAFLLFKQKPGLYQPNVGQKEIXTEVLEEKGLPGWVHVCVTWESSSGIAQLWINGKGSVRKGLNRGRSLQGKPSVVLGQEQDSYGGKFDKTQSFVGQISDVHMWDRALSPCEICAANEGSYFQPGNVLNWVALQYTMHGYVLLEKMVTTYNSCDNNNNNNRETTC from the exons ATGAATCCAAACTGTTCTTCCCATTTCAACAGTTTGACAGAGAAGCAACAACAAAGATTTTCTTATTTGTTGAAATCGAGATCCGAAGGAGGTGCAATGAAGAAGCTTGTATTCTTGATAGCACTGTTGAGGGGCTGCTTGGGCTCTCCTGAAG ATCTACAAGGGAAAGTCTTCAGCTTTCCGGAGGATTCTGACACTGCCTATGTAAAGCTCACAACTGATAAAGAGGAGCCACTCCAAGCTGTGACCGTCTGCCTACGATACGTCTCTGATCTGACTCGTGCACTGACCCTCTTTTCTCTCGCCACACCATCTGAAGACAACGCCTTTCTCCTCTTTAAACAGAAGCCAGGTCTTTACCAACCAAACGTTGGTCAGAAAGAGA TTACAGAGGTGTTGGAAGAGAAGGGCCTACCGGGCTGGGTTCATGTGTGTGTGACCTGGGAGTCGAGTAGCGGGATAGCCCAGCTATGGATCAATGGGAAAGGAAGTGTGAGGAAAGGGCTAAACAGAGGTAGATCACTTCAGGGAAAGCCCAGTGTTGTACTCGGTCAAGAACAGGATAGTTATGGAGGTAAATTTGACAAGACACAGTCGTTTGTCGGTCAGATATCAGATGTGCACATGTGGGACCGTGCACTGTCTCCTTGTGAAATATGTGCTGCTAATGAAGGCTCTTACTTTCAACCAGGTAATGTTTTAAACTGGGTGGCATTACAGTACACCATGCATGGGTATGTGCTGCTGGAAAAAATGGTGACAACCTACAACAGCTGtgataacaataacaacaacaacagagagACGACGTGTTGA